One part of the Amphiura filiformis chromosome 5, Afil_fr2py, whole genome shotgun sequence genome encodes these proteins:
- the LOC140153505 gene encoding uncharacterized protein, with the protein MSSNLISSKQFKAKHDYTIDPRADGTIDVHFQNVNFKCSHCDAFFPNTKLFTEHVVKVHAGVVSNMCHRCGETFEDDSLLRSHERTHHISSNSTHTPLDSKHDECKLSDSFKCVLCGVSCASETSLRKHATECQGTNCDKQTESEQPKDYGRTSGKNFEEAGTTANQCNDKDQRNCITTGHEFISTKSKPSSDDATDTTSTIHVKEEPTENRNNIDPTPVSSESTVGGGQFQYICISCKRSFSNPNRLIRHHTKMHMNKVEIGTQGGTKTKNSSKNKKQVSTAFTEKKGTNSSSPNCSSKSDNKVHKIKMEEASSSKQQKGVLPKERSVVSKIRGVVSKESGVVSKETDVVSEERRRQCPICRECFQDEATMEIHKDSHTSDKPYPCEQCHKSFTDLTKLIEHIKEDKTHQKPNNCPICDKVFKSSSSIPEHVISHYKIQPYSCTRCDKRFTFKTTLRAHMAWHDGKYKCDECGQHCQSKYILKLHKESHNDAKRKEMVTSNVQSTSKSDNRIHTATKEEACASHQQKKSMDTTKILQISHTSDKLYPCEPCHKIFTDLTKLIEHIKEDKTHPNPHNCPICDTFFKCRQRSLPEHVRSHFGLQPYSCTKCDKLFSFKTTLRAHMAWHDGRYKCDECGNIVNRNIF; encoded by the exons ATGTCATCaaatcttatttcatcaaaacagTTTAAGGCCAAACATGACTACACAATAGACCCCAGAGCAGATGGGACTATTGATGTTCActttcaaaatgtcaattttaaatgtTCTCACTGTGATGCCTTTTTTCCAAACACAAAGCTCTTCACGGAGCATGTCGTAAAAGTTCATGCAGGCGTTGTCTCCAACATGTGTCATAGATGCGGAGAAACTTTTGAAGATGATTCTTTACTGCGAAGCCATGAAAGGACACACCATATATCGTCCAACAGTACTCACACACCTCTTGATTCTAAACATGATGAATGCAAGTTATCAGATTCCTTCAAGtgtgtgttatgtggtgtcaGTTGTGCAAGTGAGACCAGTCTCAGAAAGCATGCCACAGAGTGTCAGGGGACCAATTGTGATAAACAGACTGAAAG TGAGCAGCCCAAAGATTATGGAAGAACATCTGGCAAGAATTTCGAGGAAGCTGGCACCACAGCAAATCAATGCAATGACAAAGACCAAAGAAACTGTATTACAACAGGACATGAATTCATATCCACAAAATCTAAGCCCTCTTCCGATGATGCAACAGATACAACTAGTACCATTCATGTCAAAGAAGAGCCCACAGAAAATAGAAACAATATTGATCCGACTCCGGTCAGTAGCGAGTCAACAGTAGGAGGCGGTCAGTTTCAGTACATTTGTATTTCTTGCAAGCGGTCTTTTTCGAACCCCAATCGATTGATCAGGCACCATACCAAAATGCACATGAACAAAGTTGAGATTGGTACACAAGGTGGTACTAAAACTAAAAACTCCTCTAAGAATAAGAAACAAGTATCTACTGCTTTTACAGAGAAAAAGGGAACTAATTCTTCCAGTCCAAATTGTTCATCAAAAAGTGACAACAAAGTTCATAAAATCAAAATGGAAGAAGCATCTTCTTCAAAGCAACAAAAGGGTGTACTTCCTAAGGAAAGGAGTGTGGTTTCTAAGATAAGGGGCGTGGTTTCTAAGGAAAGCGGTGTGGTTTCTAAAGAAACTGATGTGGTTTCCGAGGAAAGACGGCGCCAATGTCCGATCTGCAGGGAATGTTTTCAGGATGAAGCTACGATGGAAATTCATAAAGATTCTCACACGTCAGACAAGCCCTATCCATGTGAACAATGTCACAAGTCCTTCACAGATCTGACTAAACTAATAGAGCACATTAAAGAAGACAAAACTCACCAAAAACCGAACAATTGTCCCATATGTGATAAAGTCTTCAAAAGCAGTTCCAGTATACCAGAACATGTTATAAGTCACTACAAGATTCAACCATACTCATGTACTAGGTGCGACAAACGGTTTACATTTAAGACAACTCTGAGAGCACACATGGCGTGGCATGATGGCAAATATAAATGTGATGAATGCGGCCAACATTGTCAATCAAAGTATATTCTGAAACTTCACAAAGAGTCGCATAATGACGCGAAGAGAAAGGAAATGGTAACATCTAATGTTCAAAGTACCTCAAAAAGTGACAACAGAATTCATACAGCAACAAAGGAAGAGGCGTGTGCTTCACATCAACAAAAGAAATCTATGGATACGACGAAAATACTTCAAATCTCGCACACATCGGACAAGCTCTATCCGTGTGAACCATGTCACAAGATCTTCACAGATCTGACCAAACTAATAGAGCACATTAAAGAAGACAAAACTCATCCAAACCCACACAATTGTCCCATATGTGATACATTCTTCAAATGCAGGCAAAGAAGTTTACCAGAACATGTTAGAAGTCACTTTGGACTACAGCCCTACTCATGTACCAAGTGTGACAAACTGTTCTCGTTTAAGACAACTCTGCGGGCACACATGGCGTGGCATGATGGCAGATATAAATGTGATGAATGCGGAAACATTGTCAATCGAAATATATTCTGA